Proteins from a single region of Desulfolutivibrio sulfoxidireducens:
- a CDS encoding cytidylyltransferase domain-containing protein — protein MSRPEPPRPASPRQPRRMAFIPARGGSKGLPRKNILPLCGMPLVAYSIRVALASGCFDRVIVSTEDPEIRDTARLWGGEVPFARPPELARDDSPIGDGLAFTLGRLRDQGYEPAQCVELYPTSPFRDVGLVRELVAALDAGFRNVWAVAGFSLEHPAYQAMDGSPLRPRPPVAPGRGLATLGLFHGFWLTNLEGLQPFGVFIKEIADPAGLVDIDGPADFRLAEHILENNLFDFGSPDVRRPPRAPGIG, from the coding sequence ATGTCCCGGCCCGAGCCCCCACGCCCCGCGTCCCCACGCCAGCCGCGCCGCATGGCCTTCATCCCGGCCAGGGGCGGCTCCAAGGGCCTGCCGCGAAAAAACATCCTGCCCCTGTGCGGCATGCCCCTTGTCGCCTATTCCATCCGCGTGGCCCTGGCCTCGGGGTGCTTCGATCGGGTCATCGTCTCCACCGAGGACCCGGAGATCCGGGACACGGCCAGACTGTGGGGCGGGGAGGTCCCCTTTGCGCGCCCCCCGGAGCTCGCCCGGGACGACTCCCCCATCGGGGACGGCCTGGCCTTCACCCTGGGCCGGCTCAGGGACCAGGGATACGAACCCGCGCAGTGCGTGGAGCTCTACCCCACCAGCCCCTTTCGCGACGTGGGCCTTGTGCGGGAACTCGTCGCCGCGCTGGACGCCGGCTTCCGCAACGTCTGGGCCGTCGCCGGCTTTTCCCTCGAACACCCGGCGTATCAGGCCATGGACGGCTCCCCGCTCCGGCCGCGCCCGCCCGTGGCCCCCGGCCGGGGGCTTGCCACCCTGGGGCTGTTCCACGGCTTCTGGCTCACAAACCTGGAAGGACTTCAGCCCTTCGGCGTCTTCATCAAGGAGATCGCCGACCCGGCCGGCCTCGTGGACATCGACGGCCCGGCCGATTTCAGGCTGGCCGAACACATCCTTGAAAACAACCTGTTCGACTTCGGGTCCCCGGACGTGCGCCGTCCGCCTCGCGCGCCCGGAATCGGATAG
- a CDS encoding CGGC domain-containing protein produces the protein MTKIGLIRCEKNESGCPLTGCLTSLKTATQGFSREQDPELVGVFTCRCPGENAVPLARILKAKGAEVIHWCTCAFAHKEEGAWVAGHGFCDHVDAILQRVAREAGIRCVKGTAHLPAGYVPETFVSE, from the coding sequence ATGACCAAAATAGGCCTGATCCGGTGTGAGAAAAACGAGTCGGGGTGTCCGCTCACGGGATGCCTGACCAGCCTGAAAACCGCAACGCAGGGATTTTCCCGGGAACAGGACCCCGAACTCGTCGGGGTCTTCACCTGCCGGTGTCCAGGGGAAAACGCCGTGCCCTTGGCCAGGATCCTCAAGGCCAAGGGGGCCGAGGTCATCCATTGGTGCACCTGCGCCTTCGCCCATAAGGAAGAGGGCGCATGGGTCGCGGGCCACGGCTTTTGCGACCACGTGGACGCGATCCTCCAGCGCGTGGCCCGGGAGGCGGGCATCCGATGCGTGAAGGGCACGGCGCATCTCCCGGCGGGGTATGTCCCGGAGACGTTTGTTTCGGAGTAA
- a CDS encoding glycosyltransferase — MTRISTLITNHNHARHLERAVESALAQTVPPHEVILVDDGSTDGSRDRIDVLAARHPGRLRPIFQDNAGQGAALEAAFAASSGEVILLLDSDDAWDPQKTAAVLPRLEGAGFVQHNLRQGDRPYRSFLIMSEHLRYMRTFGLFDFFVPTSGLCFRREVLQEVFPLPASPLLSICADAYITRMALFFSELATVVEPLGTYLIHDANHWHGVKHRFPARVAEIVELVNQTLADRGMERIPLERNWRLHGPRAVHTEQSLDALRAMRAETRQALPATVLEGSLHLSQGRHPEALRAFERAIAMDAAISGPESAVPEDIRLLLRVADGGEAAPHVGLSPEAAAAAWYDMAVCLVRLGRYEKALDAFAEVLRHAPHRLEIHLNRSDSLRYLGRFAEALAETDVAWAKDPTFPGIAETRDKVRRAMAGTGPKGPPGDPGNGPRGLNIQLQTTSRCNGACIICPYLDSWHKKHPGEMTDEVFDRILGELAGLTLGKVCVYFENEPLMDPRIFRRMERIRKELRFTLLEISTNASLLTPDRAEALADALQGIDHAVWVSFHGVDKRTYEGIMGLDFERGLAHVRNLARVADRRGLKMTIRGSGLPRDPGLGHEFQFTEARFRDFWAGQFDDLGLAARPALNFFPYHDRCGTIRRNDIRLRAIPRPDLTGFFCPRIEGWLHFLHTGELCICCMDYHREQVFGDIRTHSLADIRTGQAFAALRDMAYGRIPSPPDFICKRCISPNG, encoded by the coding sequence ATGACCCGCATCTCGACCTTGATCACCAATCACAACCACGCCCGCCACCTGGAGCGGGCCGTGGAGTCGGCCCTGGCCCAGACCGTGCCCCCGCACGAGGTCATCCTCGTGGACGACGGGTCCACGGACGGCTCCAGGGATCGTATCGACGTCCTGGCCGCGCGCCATCCCGGCCGCCTCAGGCCCATTTTCCAGGACAACGCCGGCCAGGGCGCGGCCCTTGAGGCCGCCTTCGCGGCCAGTTCCGGCGAGGTCATCCTGCTTTTGGACAGCGACGACGCCTGGGACCCCCAAAAGACGGCCGCGGTCCTGCCCCGGCTCGAGGGCGCGGGCTTCGTCCAGCACAACCTGCGCCAGGGCGACAGGCCGTACCGGTCCTTTCTGATCATGTCCGAGCACCTGCGCTACATGCGGACCTTCGGGCTTTTTGATTTCTTCGTGCCCACCTCCGGGCTGTGCTTCCGCCGCGAGGTCCTTCAGGAGGTGTTTCCCCTGCCCGCAAGCCCGCTGCTTAGCATCTGCGCCGACGCCTACATCACCCGCATGGCCCTGTTTTTCTCGGAGCTTGCGACCGTGGTCGAGCCCCTGGGGACCTATCTGATCCACGACGCCAACCACTGGCACGGCGTCAAGCACCGCTTTCCCGCCCGCGTCGCCGAGATAGTGGAACTGGTCAACCAGACCCTGGCGGACCGGGGGATGGAACGCATCCCCCTGGAACGCAACTGGCGGCTTCACGGCCCGCGGGCGGTCCATACGGAGCAATCCCTGGACGCCCTGCGGGCCATGCGGGCCGAGACGCGGCAGGCCCTGCCGGCCACGGTCCTTGAGGGCTCGCTGCATCTTTCCCAGGGGAGGCACCCCGAGGCCCTGCGGGCCTTTGAGCGGGCCATAGCCATGGACGCGGCCATATCCGGCCCGGAATCGGCCGTGCCCGAGGACATCCGGCTCCTTTTGCGGGTGGCGGACGGCGGGGAGGCCGCGCCCCATGTCGGCCTGTCTCCCGAGGCCGCCGCGGCGGCCTGGTACGACATGGCCGTGTGCCTGGTGCGGCTTGGGCGGTACGAAAAGGCCCTGGACGCCTTTGCCGAGGTCCTGCGCCACGCCCCCCACCGGCTGGAGATCCACCTCAACCGCAGCGACAGCTTGCGGTATCTGGGGCGCTTCGCCGAGGCCCTGGCCGAGACGGATGTGGCCTGGGCCAAGGACCCGACGTTTCCGGGCATCGCCGAGACCCGGGACAAGGTCCGGCGGGCCATGGCCGGGACCGGGCCGAAAGGCCCGCCCGGGGACCCGGGAAACGGCCCCCGGGGGCTGAACATCCAGTTGCAGACCACCTCGCGCTGCAACGGCGCATGCATCATCTGCCCCTACCTCGACAGCTGGCACAAAAAGCATCCCGGGGAGATGACCGACGAGGTTTTTGATCGCATCCTCGGCGAACTTGCCGGGCTGACCCTGGGCAAGGTCTGCGTCTACTTCGAGAACGAGCCGCTCATGGACCCGAGGATTTTCCGGCGTATGGAGCGGATCAGGAAGGAGCTGCGCTTCACGCTCCTGGAGATCTCCACCAACGCCTCCCTGCTGACCCCGGACCGGGCCGAGGCCCTGGCCGACGCGCTCCAGGGAATCGACCATGCCGTGTGGGTGAGCTTCCACGGCGTGGACAAACGGACCTATGAAGGGATCATGGGCCTTGATTTCGAGCGCGGGTTGGCCCATGTCCGGAACCTGGCGCGTGTGGCCGACCGGCGCGGCCTCAAGATGACCATCCGGGGCTCGGGCCTGCCCCGGGACCCGGGGCTCGGGCACGAGTTTCAGTTCACCGAGGCCCGGTTCCGGGATTTCTGGGCCGGGCAGTTCGACGATCTGGGGCTCGCCGCCCGGCCGGCCCTCAATTTTTTCCCCTACCACGACCGCTGCGGGACCATCCGGCGAAACGACATCCGTCTCCGGGCGATCCCCAGGCCCGACCTCACGGGGTTTTTCTGCCCCAGGATCGAGGGCTGGCTGCACTTCCTGCATACCGGCGAGCTGTGCATCTGCTGCATGGACTATCACCGCGAACAGGTCTTCGGCGACATCCGGACCCACAGCCTGGCGGACATCCGCACGGGCCAGGCCTTCGCCGCCCTGCGGGACATGGCCTACGGCCGGATTCCCTCGCCGCCGGACTTCATCTGCAAACGCTGCATAAGCCCCAACGGCTGA
- a CDS encoding CGGC domain-containing protein, which produces MEKILIVGCRMAMDDVCIGCSRCLTAFNRRVGGFSGYGEAEILGLLSCGGCPGAVIVTRLAQVKLWNAPMNEKPTVVHIAPCIADHCPHADGIMAKIKAKCGIPVVVGTHPFMPADIFS; this is translated from the coding sequence ATGGAAAAGATCCTTATCGTGGGGTGCCGGATGGCCATGGACGACGTCTGCATCGGCTGTTCCCGCTGCCTGACGGCCTTCAACCGCCGGGTGGGGGGCTTCTCCGGATACGGCGAGGCCGAGATCCTGGGCCTGCTCAGTTGCGGCGGATGCCCCGGGGCGGTGATCGTCACCCGTCTGGCCCAGGTCAAACTCTGGAACGCGCCCATGAACGAGAAACCAACCGTGGTGCATATCGCGCCGTGCATCGCGGACCACTGTCCCCACGCCGACGGCATCATGGCCAAGATCAAGGCCAAATGCGGCATTCCGGTCGTCGTCGGCACGCATCCCTTCATGCCGGCGGACATCTTCAGCTAG
- a CDS encoding MBL fold metallo-hydrolase: protein MAAHDHACPPEPSMGLRIAVLADNAALPGFQAEHGLSLALVLPDGGLWLWDTGQSGLFLAHAKRLGLDPALARGVALSHGHYDHTGGLEHLLRLPGFHGEVVAHPAFAIPRYRRAASRVACAIGCPCPPALLSQRRLRVVHSDARLDEQGLFMLGAIPRLPGNPQSIQGMFLDPQGEWSDIIPDDACLVFKRRGALAVILGCCHSGLANTLEAVRQNFGNGEIRLLAGGLHLAGHNGAAVREAIRILREHAVKKVFPGHCTGTGAIREMREAMPDRVTPLAAGMIIDTF from the coding sequence ATGGCCGCCCATGATCACGCCTGCCCGCCCGAGCCGTCCATGGGGTTGCGTATCGCCGTCCTGGCGGACAATGCCGCCCTCCCCGGATTCCAGGCCGAACACGGCCTGAGCCTGGCCCTGGTGTTGCCGGACGGCGGCCTGTGGCTGTGGGACACAGGCCAAAGCGGACTGTTCCTCGCCCATGCGAAGCGGTTGGGCCTTGATCCGGCCCTGGCCCGGGGCGTGGCCCTGAGTCATGGACATTACGACCATACCGGCGGCCTGGAGCATCTGTTGCGCCTCCCCGGCTTCCATGGGGAGGTCGTGGCCCATCCGGCCTTCGCCATCCCGCGTTACCGGCGGGCCGCCTCCCGGGTGGCCTGCGCCATCGGCTGCCCCTGCCCGCCGGCCCTGCTTTCCCAGCGCCGGCTGCGGGTCGTGCATTCCGATGCGCGCCTGGACGAGCAAGGCCTCTTCATGCTGGGCGCCATCCCCAGACTGCCGGGCAACCCGCAGTCCATCCAGGGGATGTTCCTCGATCCGCAAGGCGAGTGGTCGGACATCATCCCGGACGACGCCTGCCTGGTCTTCAAACGAAGGGGGGCCCTGGCCGTCATCCTGGGCTGCTGCCACAGCGGGCTGGCCAACACCCTGGAGGCGGTACGCCAGAACTTCGGGAACGGGGAGATACGCCTGCTTGCCGGCGGATTGCACCTGGCGGGCCATAACGGCGCCGCGGTGCGCGAGGCCATCCGTATCCTGCGCGAACATGCCGTGAAAAAGGTGTTCCCGGGGCATTGCACGGGAACCGGGGCCATCCGGGAGATGCGGGAAGCCATGCCGGACAGGGTGACTCCCCTGGCGGCCGGCATGATCATCGATACATTCTGA
- a CDS encoding N-acetylneuraminate synthase family protein yields the protein MNATNVIRIASGRRIGPGEPCFLVAEIGNNHHGDPAMARDMVHAAAEAGADAVKFQKRDMDSLLTRAGRESPYRGAHSFGPTYGAHRQALELDLEAMAGLKTLAEKLGLVFFASAWDQVSAREMLGLGMELFKVGSADLVNVPLLRLVGESGVPAILSTGMSLWPDVDLAVAEMRRFHDRVVLLHCNSSYPCPEELVGLPVMTALARRYGLAVGYSGHEPGLGPSVAAVALGACVVERHFTLDRSQRGTDHQASLEPGQFAQLRTMIRETEAAMRLRDKRICEAERASAAKLRKSIVFTRDLPAGHVLGPADITVKCPGGGISPARWDEVSGARLTRGVLGEELVDWDCLVCDRSSAALAGRS from the coding sequence ATGAACGCGACCAACGTCATCCGCATCGCCTCCGGCCGGCGCATCGGCCCGGGCGAACCCTGCTTCCTGGTGGCCGAGATCGGCAACAACCATCACGGGGACCCGGCCATGGCCCGGGACATGGTCCATGCCGCCGCCGAGGCCGGGGCCGACGCGGTCAAGTTCCAGAAGCGGGATATGGACAGCCTGCTGACCCGGGCCGGTCGCGAGTCCCCGTACCGGGGCGCGCACAGTTTCGGTCCCACCTACGGCGCGCACCGCCAGGCCCTGGAACTGGACCTGGAGGCCATGGCCGGGCTCAAGACCCTGGCCGAAAAGCTGGGGCTGGTGTTTTTCGCCTCGGCCTGGGACCAGGTCAGCGCCAGGGAGATGCTCGGGCTTGGCATGGAGCTTTTCAAGGTCGGCTCGGCCGATCTGGTCAACGTCCCGTTGTTGCGGCTGGTCGGGGAGTCCGGGGTTCCGGCGATCCTGTCCACGGGCATGAGCCTGTGGCCCGACGTGGACCTGGCCGTGGCCGAGATGCGCCGGTTCCACGACCGGGTGGTGCTTCTGCACTGCAACAGCTCCTATCCCTGCCCGGAGGAACTGGTGGGGCTGCCGGTCATGACCGCCCTGGCCCGGCGTTACGGCCTTGCCGTGGGCTATTCCGGGCACGAGCCGGGCCTGGGTCCGAGCGTGGCCGCCGTGGCCCTGGGGGCCTGCGTGGTGGAGCGCCATTTCACCCTGGACCGTTCCCAACGCGGCACGGACCACCAGGCCTCCCTGGAGCCCGGGCAGTTCGCCCAGTTGCGGACCATGATCCGGGAGACCGAGGCGGCCATGCGCCTTCGCGACAAGCGGATCTGCGAGGCCGAGCGGGCCAGCGCCGCCAAGCTGCGAAAAAGCATCGTCTTTACCCGGGACCTGCCCGCCGGCCATGTCCTGGGGCCGGCCGACATCACCGTGAAATGCCCGGGAGGCGGTATCTCCCCGGCCCGCTGGGACGAGGTGTCCGGGGCCCGGCTGACGCGCGGGGTGCTTGGCGAGGAGCTTGTGGACTGGGACTGCCTGGTGTGCGACCGGTCCTCGGCCGCCCTGGCCGGACGTTCGTAA
- a CDS encoding glycosyltransferase: MVQGIERHHDIAAVICTTGDRACLKHAVASLAAQTLPPDRFHILVVLNRDDEALRRDMEAALAPPVLLVTSAGTAPRVVLEPTPGLSHARNRAILETTARHVAFLDDDAVAEPDWLFHILEGFGRDPSIAAVGGSILPLWETPPPAWVKPPLYTYFSCKSFGEAERWLGPGEYFFGTNMAFRRDVLLACGGFPVNLGRTGENLLSNEEWPVFRAIDARGLGKLASPRVTVRHRVPAGRMTARFFFRRLWWQGVSDTVFHLECAGRSRAFVVRKALADFARYYGALPRRLTAGQATWRLAAFNLARWLGIACALARHAPAGPPFGARPDGSRP, from the coding sequence ATGGTCCAGGGGATCGAACGTCACCACGATATCGCCGCCGTCATCTGCACCACCGGCGACAGGGCCTGCCTGAAGCACGCCGTGGCCAGCCTGGCGGCGCAGACCCTTCCCCCGGACCGCTTCCACATCCTGGTGGTCCTCAACCGCGACGACGAGGCCCTGCGGCGGGACATGGAGGCCGCCCTGGCCCCCCCGGTCCTTCTGGTTACGTCCGCCGGGACCGCCCCGAGGGTGGTTCTCGAACCGACGCCGGGCCTGTCCCACGCCCGCAACCGGGCTATCCTGGAGACCACGGCCAGGCATGTGGCCTTTCTCGACGACGACGCCGTGGCCGAGCCGGACTGGCTTTTCCATATCCTGGAGGGGTTTGGCCGGGACCCGTCCATAGCCGCCGTGGGCGGGTCCATCCTGCCCCTGTGGGAAACGCCGCCCCCGGCCTGGGTCAAGCCGCCGCTTTACACCTATTTCTCCTGCAAGAGCTTCGGCGAGGCCGAGCGCTGGCTCGGGCCGGGCGAATACTTCTTCGGGACGAACATGGCCTTTCGCCGCGACGTGCTCCTGGCCTGCGGCGGATTTCCCGTCAATCTCGGCCGCACGGGCGAAAACCTGCTCTCCAACGAGGAATGGCCCGTGTTTCGGGCCATCGACGCCCGGGGCCTGGGCAAGCTGGCCTCGCCCCGGGTCACGGTGCGGCATCGGGTGCCGGCCGGGCGCATGACCGCCCGGTTCTTTTTTCGTCGGCTGTGGTGGCAGGGGGTGTCCGACACGGTCTTCCATCTGGAGTGCGCGGGCCGGTCCCGGGCCTTTGTCGTGCGCAAGGCCCTGGCCGATTTCGCGCGCTACTACGGGGCCCTGCCCCGGAGGCTTACGGCCGGACAGGCCACCTGGCGGCTGGCGGCGTTCAATCTCGCCCGGTGGCTGGGCATCGCCTGCGCCCTGGCCAGGCATGCCCCGGCGGGACCGCCCTTCGGGGCCAGACCCGACGGGAGCCGCCCATGA
- a CDS encoding FAD-binding protein, whose product MRPDPVMLPEVDVLVLGAGLAGLRAAWGACEAMPGAVVAVVAPDRGPRGSSFSNVNDRLGLFAPEDDAQREAFCRQALALGPPGMVREKLVAVLAREALARRLELEALGLDFTREADGALRRFGACFSQASRQAVAFSGLTAAFDLIRRRVISLGGKFLPGMTALDLLQEGPGGRVLGALLEDGRGDPRVQPARAVVAAMGGPAPLFRYNQAGRGLTGYGHGILARAGARMANTAYLQWMWAGLPDLGFWPVWSLLGGNFFPVGPAGTPVEVPDAVRAAAASRSTHCPLGHGLADAALDRFLLDLADDMGRAVIQEGTGGPETRRFQVVLAAHAGNGGAVVDEDARTGVPGLYAVGECATGMHGANRVGGAMVAACLVFGARAGRDAASGSGPSGPDKAGLAAAVARSMQGFRRDPGEREAVRDRVALVLRRYGLPRAQRPAGPLESMLAGWLGAAADAGAMRLLETALCFARGGT is encoded by the coding sequence ATGAGGCCGGACCCGGTCATGCTGCCCGAGGTGGACGTGCTGGTCCTTGGCGCTGGGCTGGCCGGGCTTCGGGCCGCATGGGGGGCCTGCGAGGCCATGCCAGGGGCCGTGGTGGCCGTGGTCGCGCCGGACCGGGGACCACGGGGGTCGTCTTTTTCCAATGTGAATGACAGGCTGGGGCTTTTCGCTCCCGAGGACGACGCCCAGCGCGAGGCCTTTTGCCGCCAGGCCCTGGCCCTTGGGCCTCCGGGCATGGTGCGTGAAAAGCTGGTCGCGGTCCTGGCCCGGGAGGCGTTGGCCCGGCGTCTCGAACTGGAGGCCCTGGGCCTGGACTTTACGCGCGAGGCGGACGGCGCGTTGCGGCGTTTCGGGGCCTGCTTCAGTCAGGCGTCGCGCCAGGCCGTGGCCTTTTCCGGGCTCACCGCCGCGTTCGACCTGATACGCCGCCGCGTGATCTCCCTGGGTGGGAAATTTTTGCCGGGCATGACCGCCCTGGACCTGCTCCAGGAGGGCCCGGGCGGGCGGGTGCTGGGGGCGCTTCTCGAGGACGGCCGGGGCGATCCGCGCGTCCAGCCGGCCCGGGCCGTGGTCGCGGCCATGGGCGGCCCGGCCCCGCTTTTCCGGTACAACCAGGCCGGCCGGGGCCTGACCGGGTACGGTCACGGCATCCTGGCCCGGGCCGGGGCGAGGATGGCCAACACGGCCTACTTGCAGTGGATGTGGGCCGGTCTGCCGGACCTGGGGTTCTGGCCGGTATGGAGTCTTCTGGGCGGCAATTTTTTCCCGGTCGGGCCGGCGGGAACGCCCGTCGAGGTTCCGGACGCGGTGCGCGCGGCGGCCGCCTCGCGGTCCACGCACTGCCCCCTGGGCCACGGCCTCGCGGACGCGGCCCTGGACCGGTTCCTTTTGGACCTGGCCGACGACATGGGCCGGGCCGTCATCCAGGAGGGGACCGGCGGCCCGGAGACGCGGCGCTTCCAGGTGGTGCTCGCGGCCCATGCCGGCAACGGCGGGGCGGTGGTGGACGAGGACGCCCGGACCGGCGTGCCCGGGCTGTATGCGGTCGGCGAATGCGCCACGGGCATGCACGGGGCCAACCGCGTCGGGGGGGCCATGGTCGCGGCCTGCCTGGTCTTCGGGGCCCGGGCGGGACGCGACGCGGCGAGCGGGTCAGGGCCTTCGGGGCCGGACAAGGCCGGGCTTGCGGCGGCCGTGGCCCGAAGCATGCAGGGATTTCGGCGTGATCCCGGGGAGCGGGAGGCCGTCCGGGACCGGGTCGCCCTGGTCCTGCGGCGATACGGCCTGCCCCGGGCTCAACGGCCGGCCGGGCCTTTGGAGTCGATGCTGGCCGGTTGGTTGGGGGCGGCGGCCGATGCCGGGGCCATGCGCCTGCTTGAGACGGCGCTGTGCTTCGCGCGCGGCGGGACGTAG
- a CDS encoding MarR family transcriptional regulator: MHRLAADRHACYKGRNRLLDRSMNNLAVLPLRKRYYAPSQETWVLAILDALSRDSELSQRALARHLGRSGAVVNQRLHELRARRLVRFEARDAKSYRYVLTPEGERLRGEMISRCTSEAIHIYTALKRHCRERLERLRAGKILKIAMFGASETCEVVLSAVRDMPFRIMALVDNDPAKHGTVFHGYVVSSPRVLELVDCQAVLITSFGRQAEIREQLLPLCRARGVEIATL; this comes from the coding sequence ATGCACAGGCTTGCGGCTGACCGGCACGCCTGCTACAAGGGTCGAAACAGGCTTTTGGATCGCTCCATGAACAATCTGGCCGTATTGCCCCTGCGAAAGCGCTACTACGCCCCGAGCCAGGAGACCTGGGTGCTGGCCATCCTGGACGCCCTGTCCCGGGACAGCGAGCTTTCCCAGCGGGCCCTGGCCCGCCATCTGGGCCGCAGCGGCGCGGTGGTCAACCAGCGGCTGCACGAACTCAGGGCCCGCCGGCTGGTCCGCTTCGAGGCCCGCGACGCCAAGAGCTACCGCTACGTGCTGACCCCCGAGGGCGAACGCCTGCGCGGGGAGATGATCTCCCGGTGCACCAGCGAGGCCATCCACATCTACACGGCCCTCAAGCGCCACTGCCGGGAGCGCCTGGAGCGGCTGCGGGCCGGGAAGATTCTAAAAATCGCCATGTTCGGGGCCTCCGAGACCTGCGAGGTGGTCCTCTCGGCCGTGCGCGACATGCCGTTTCGGATCATGGCCCTGGTGGACAACGACCCGGCCAAGCACGGCACGGTGTTTCACGGCTACGTGGTGTCCTCCCCCCGGGTCCTGGAGTTGGTGGACTGTCAGGCCGTGCTGATCACCTCCTTTGGCCGGCAGGCCGAGATTCGCGAACAGCTTTTGCCCTTGTGCCGCGCACGGGGGGTGGAGATCGCAACCCTATGA
- a CDS encoding glycosyltransferase, giving the protein MRIVMIAENDPAGVGSLLRSALVRHTDHVCRLVTTQTRYNHGYEKDLHVPGLDAAGLDELAGVLEAADAFHFHMLADEHMPLGPLTAAPFLAGKAVVHHHHGHPVFRSNPRMFQEKYRDLGRANLLVSTPDLLRLLPGARWQPNLVPQNAPLYRPSPRATDGRVRLGHSPTRKDIKNTADLVAVHARLAAEMPWLDLEVVDDVPHVECLARKQACDMVFDHMQGYYGMSSLEALSQGLPTIAGLDDWNLAAIRDFFQRDDLPWVVARTREELETVVRRLALDPDERRRIGRASRRFMETAWSEKRLAASWSAVYENLHRPVPSGRGRVVPVASGGAMGANPA; this is encoded by the coding sequence ATGCGTATCGTGATGATCGCGGAAAACGATCCGGCCGGGGTGGGCTCCCTGTTGCGAAGCGCCCTGGTCCGGCATACGGACCACGTCTGCCGGCTGGTCACCACCCAGACGCGCTACAACCACGGCTACGAAAAGGACCTGCATGTGCCCGGGCTCGACGCGGCCGGCCTGGACGAGCTGGCCGGGGTCCTCGAGGCGGCCGACGCCTTTCATTTTCACATGCTCGCCGACGAGCATATGCCCCTTGGTCCCCTGACGGCCGCGCCGTTTCTTGCGGGCAAGGCGGTTGTCCACCACCACCACGGCCATCCCGTCTTCCGGTCCAATCCACGGATGTTTCAAGAAAAATATCGCGATCTGGGGCGCGCGAACCTGCTGGTCAGCACCCCGGATCTGTTGCGCCTGCTTCCCGGCGCGCGCTGGCAGCCCAACCTCGTGCCCCAAAACGCGCCCCTGTACCGGCCCTCGCCCCGGGCCACGGACGGCCGGGTGCGCCTGGGACATTCCCCAACCCGCAAGGACATAAAAAACACCGCCGACCTCGTGGCCGTGCACGCCCGCCTGGCGGCCGAGATGCCCTGGCTGGACCTGGAGGTCGTCGACGACGTCCCCCATGTGGAGTGCCTGGCCCGCAAACAGGCCTGCGACATGGTCTTCGACCACATGCAGGGCTATTACGGCATGTCCTCCCTGGAGGCCCTGTCCCAGGGCCTGCCGACCATCGCCGGGCTTGACGACTGGAACCTGGCCGCCATTCGGGATTTTTTTCAGCGCGACGACCTGCCCTGGGTGGTGGCCAGGACCCGCGAGGAGCTTGAGACGGTCGTTCGCCGGCTGGCCCTGGACCCCGATGAAAGACGGCGCATCGGCCGGGCCTCGCGCCGGTTCATGGAGACGGCCTGGAGCGAAAAGCGCCTGGCGGCATCCTGGAGCGCGGTGTACGAAAATCTGCATCGCCCGGTCCCGTCGGGACGGGGCCGGGTGGTCCCGGTCGCGTCCGGGGGGGCCATGGGGGCAAATCCCGCATGA